One region of Roseimicrobium gellanilyticum genomic DNA includes:
- a CDS encoding efflux RND transporter periplasmic adaptor subunit gives MQKNFSIPALALVSVLALSSCGRHAAPAGTAGTKPAVKETPPVPVTVAVAEEHPMPRYLQVTGELKSGLDAAVAANAAGKVMETPVERGSVVKAGDVLVKLDDRAAALALREAEAHVNQAQSRLEFAIAEWKRNEPLAKTRAISAADLEKLSVEQKSARADLDAAIARRDTAKKNLDDMVIRAPFAGSVMERRISPGEYVQLSTQVVQLVANDHLRLLLNVPETATGSIESGQEVTFEVPAFPGRTFGGVVKYIGAALRQSSRDLMVEANVPNADGSLKQGMFAEGRLLLPEKPGVAVPKSAVRTTGGQPRVFVVEHEQVTERLVDLGEHHGDWLEIRSGVAKGETVVTDPAASTVDGVRITVAMKP, from the coding sequence ATGCAAAAGAACTTCAGTATCCCTGCGCTCGCACTGGTCTCGGTGCTGGCGCTTTCATCCTGTGGGCGCCATGCAGCGCCTGCGGGTACTGCCGGGACCAAGCCCGCAGTGAAGGAGACGCCACCGGTACCCGTGACCGTCGCCGTCGCGGAAGAGCATCCCATGCCGCGCTACCTTCAGGTCACAGGTGAGTTGAAGAGCGGCCTCGATGCTGCTGTCGCCGCCAATGCTGCCGGCAAGGTGATGGAGACTCCGGTGGAGCGTGGCAGCGTGGTGAAGGCAGGCGATGTGCTGGTGAAGCTGGATGACCGCGCTGCGGCACTCGCACTGCGCGAAGCCGAGGCGCATGTGAACCAGGCGCAGTCGCGGCTTGAGTTCGCCATCGCGGAGTGGAAGCGAAATGAACCGCTTGCGAAGACGCGTGCCATCTCGGCAGCTGATTTGGAGAAACTGTCTGTGGAACAGAAGAGCGCCCGGGCGGATTTGGACGCGGCGATCGCACGTCGTGACACGGCGAAGAAAAACCTCGACGACATGGTGATTCGCGCACCTTTCGCCGGCAGTGTGATGGAGCGGCGCATCTCGCCGGGAGAGTATGTGCAGCTCAGCACGCAGGTCGTGCAACTCGTCGCGAATGACCATCTTCGCCTTCTGCTTAATGTGCCGGAGACAGCGACCGGAAGCATTGAATCGGGGCAGGAAGTCACCTTTGAAGTGCCTGCATTTCCAGGACGTACGTTTGGCGGTGTGGTGAAGTACATCGGTGCCGCCCTGCGCCAGTCGTCACGCGACCTCATGGTGGAGGCCAATGTGCCGAATGCAGACGGTTCCTTGAAGCAGGGCATGTTCGCCGAAGGACGATTGCTGCTGCCGGAGAAACCTGGAGTCGCGGTGCCGAAGAGCGCTGTGCGGACCACTGGCGGACAGCCTCGCGTGTTCGTGGTGGAGCATGAGCAGGTCACCGAGCGCCTGGTGGACCTCGGAGAGCACCATGGAGACTGGCTGGAAATCCGCAGTGGTGTCGCCAAAGGCGAGACCGTGGTCACCGACCCCGCCGCATCCACGGTGGATGGTGTGCGCATCACCGTGGCGATGAAGCCCTGA